GCCTCTAATGAGTTTTTCAGTAGGTTGTTGAAGGTTCTTAGCAACTGATCCTTATCGCCCAATACGTAGATGTTTTCCTGATCAGTATTGTTGATTACTTTGATATAAGTATTATGCGTATTGTGGTACACATTCGCCGATTTATTGATTTTCTCAATAATATTGATTTTTGTCAGGTTGGTATCCGGGAGTTTTGCAAAATTCGAGAATTCGGTTGCTATTTTCGATAAGCTGTTGATTTGCTCAATGAATGAATTAGAGAACTTGTAGAATCTTTCTTCAAAACGAGGGTCGCCTTCTCGGTAACTTCGAGAAAGTTGCTGTATGCCCAGCTTCATTGGTGTTAACGGGTTCTTGATTTCGTGGGCGATCTGTTTGGCCATCTCTCGCCATGCATATTCACGTTCCGCATTCATCAATTGCTTCGCATTTTCCTCCAACTTAACAATCATGTAATTGTACTCCTTGATCAAGGCGCCGATCTCATCGTCTCTCTCCCAATAGAGCGGCTCGTTAGGCTTATTGCTGAAGATAGTTTCTGATAGCTTTCTACCGATTAAACTCAATGGTTTAGTAATTGAATTAGCTACTAGAACCGTAAAGAATCCAAACGCCAAGATGATGATGGTATAGATGTTCAATAAGGTGTTAAGAAGTAAGTTCTGGCTGGCATTTTCTTGTTCTGCCGTCGTAAAATACGGGATATTCAGAAAGAGGACCGTGTTGTAGTCATTATTTCTGATAGCTGCAAAGCTTGAATTATATTCGAACTTGACAAGCTTCTCTTTCAAGAATAAATCTGTCTTCTTGCGGATGTTCAGGTTATTGAAAGCTGTCGGATTGATATAGGTGGAGATAAGCTCCATATCGTAAATTCGCGGCTGTGAAGTGTATCGAAGCTTTCCGTTCTTATCGTATAAGTTGAAGTCTGTTACCGAAGTTTCGGACAGCTTTTGCAAGATTTCTTCAAAACGGTTTTCATCGAGGTTCGGTGACTCCTGCATTAGACTTTCAATCTTATTGACAACATCGAGAATATATTTCTGGCGTTGCTCTACAGAATCCTTTTCTAGCTGGTAGGAGATACTGATAAACGTAATCAAACCGGAGATGACAATAGCAAATATTACCACGCCGACAATCATGGTTTGAATACGGGTACTATATTGAACCCGGTTTACCAGAAGTTTGAAGTGGTATTTAACGCTGTTGAAGTTAAATGCTCGGCGTGTGACCGTGGTACTTACATAGCGAATAAAATTAAAGAATAGGAAGAAGGTGTAAAGACTCAGGAATAAGAATGAAAAGATAGCGATAGACTGCCAGAAGTTTAACTGAGGCGTACTTACCACTAAACTGGTATGGTTGTCTGGTCGATAGATGACGTGGAAATAGCCATTGTAGTTTTCATTATTGGTGTATTGGCCAATTTTGCTAGCAAAGTTATCGTCTCTATTCGGATAGGTAAATGAACCATTCTGCGTCACTAAGTATCCGTCGCGATACAGGGCGAAGGATGAGGCAAGCTGCTTGTGTTTGTTGATGAACTCGGAACGACTGTCGGCTAAAATAACAGGGTAATTCAATGAAGCGTTGAAGGCTTTATTCTTGAAGTTCAGATAAACCTGCACCAGGTCTTCCTTGCCATTACGAACGATAGGTATTTCAAACTGTAGGAAATATTCGTGCGTCCCTAATTCACTTCTTACTCGATAGAAGTTCTGCGTCTGTGGTACTTTCGTTGAGTTGTTGATTACCTTTTCACGGTATTCCTCTATCTTATCTGAGTTATAATGCTCGAGTGGTCTTTGATCGTAGTAGTAATAACTATTGAATTCAAATTTAGACAGATAGCCACTGAAGTAATGTGTTTTGAGGTATTGGTTGATGATATCAGTCTGCGTATTCGGGAGACTGATGGTGAACAACTGTTTTAGTTGCTCATCTTTTAAAATATCTTTTTCAAGATCTACGAATAGGGCAAGGGCATTAAAGTCGTCTTCGGCTTCCAATTGTCCTAGTGTCACTTTCATTTCCTGTTCCACCTTATCATGCACACTGCGCATATATACGGACGTCGCCATGAAGGCTAGGAAAACCAACGTTAGGATAAAGGTCGGTAGGTTGAGGCTCATGCGCATATTGCTATATGCTCTCAACATGATAACGCCCGCTAGGAATATATTGAAGAAAGTATTTTCACCGATAATAATGGCATTCAGGATAATGGCCGTTACTAAAGCAATCAGCTGCAGATTTAAGAAAGAGGTCGTATTGGGTAGGATGTTTTTGAGAAACCCAACGATCGTATCAATGAAATATAGCAGGATGACCATATTGACACAAAAGATCAATGTGTTGATCCAACTGTAGGTGTCAAACGATAAGAGCTGTGTGAAGTCGAGGCTTACTTGTGAGCTATTTGTTATTAATGTCGATAAGTGGTAGAAGAGTAGGTTCGAAACGAAATAGATGCTCAATATTGACGCTAATGCGATCAATCCCGATAGGGTTGGTTTCTTCCAAGTCTCGGGGAATTTTAAGAAGCCCATAACTGATCGAACATAGAACACAAACCAGATGACGAAAAAGGTCGTCATCAGGAAGGCCCAAAGATTCGGAAGGATCGGACTAAATGCATAATACTTTGGATTAAATAACCCTAAGCTGGATTGAGAGGCAAGCCAGTTGGTTTTTAAATCAACGTAGCGAGTCAACATTAAAATTAAGGCAAAGAATGCTATCGACAGCCATGGTCGACCATTCTTAGCAGTCATATAACTAACGTTGTGAACAAAAATCAGAAAGCATAAGGACGCGAATATCCAACAGATGAACTGTATGTTGATGAAGATGTTATCATGTTTACCTTCGCTCAGCTTTACAGAAAACAAATAAGATCCGTTGTTGCTATATATATTCTTGATGTTTTCGGTATCCGTATAATCCGCAATGGCAAGGTTGTCAGACTTCAATAAAGTCACATTGAAGATATTTTCTAAATACTGGTTTGTAAATGGAAAATCAGCTTTTATGGGGATAATCGCCAATAGGGAGCTGTTATCTGAAAGCACTTTCTTCTTAACGACCAGATGCCGGTTATCTTCTTTTATATAATTAACGTCCGATTGAAAGCCGAGGTCATTGACTGGAACAAATAGGTTTGTACTCCAGAAGATGGGCTGATGGTTCTTATAAACGAAAAAAAAGATCCGCTCTTTTGCTCCAATCTTTTTAGTGATATCTAATGCTTGTGTAGGGTAGATCTCCACATTTTGAAAAGCTTTCATCATGCTGGAGTCTGCAAAAAACTGGTCTACCAGTTCTTCCGAACGGTGTAGGTTGTTGGAGAGCGTGCGGGTATCTAATTCCAACATATCTTCCTTGGTGACGATATTGTTAATCGTGATAGCCGTCGTTAAGAATAAAACTGTTAGAATCAGTAGAAGAATTCGTATTCTATTACCCATTAAGATTTAAGATTATTAAGGGTAAATATAAACAAAACTTTCAGCATTCCACTTAATGGATAAAGCGAATGAAAGTACTTTTAAGCAGTATTTTAGAAGAATTTAGTGTGTATAACTACAATACTGATGTGAAGATTGCGATTGCAGCCGGCATTCAGATGAATAGCTGGGACAATAACAGGGTAGAAGACATAAAAAAAGTCCTCGTAAAATGCTTACGAGGACCTTATAGCTTAGTGAGAATTCCTTATGCGTGGATATCTTCTTGACGGAAG
The DNA window shown above is from Sphingobacterium hotanense and carries:
- a CDS encoding ATP-binding protein, whose protein sequence is MGNRIRILLLILTVLFLTTAITINNIVTKEDMLELDTRTLSNNLHRSEELVDQFFADSSMMKAFQNVEIYPTQALDITKKIGAKERIFFFVYKNHQPIFWSTNLFVPVNDLGFQSDVNYIKEDNRHLVVKKKVLSDNSSLLAIIPIKADFPFTNQYLENIFNVTLLKSDNLAIADYTDTENIKNIYSNNGSYLFSVKLSEGKHDNIFINIQFICWIFASLCFLIFVHNVSYMTAKNGRPWLSIAFFALILMLTRYVDLKTNWLASQSSLGLFNPKYYAFSPILPNLWAFLMTTFFVIWFVFYVRSVMGFLKFPETWKKPTLSGLIALASILSIYFVSNLLFYHLSTLITNSSQVSLDFTQLLSFDTYSWINTLIFCVNMVILLYFIDTIVGFLKNILPNTTSFLNLQLIALVTAIILNAIIIGENTFFNIFLAGVIMLRAYSNMRMSLNLPTFILTLVFLAFMATSVYMRSVHDKVEQEMKVTLGQLEAEDDFNALALFVDLEKDILKDEQLKQLFTISLPNTQTDIINQYLKTHYFSGYLSKFEFNSYYYYDQRPLEHYNSDKIEEYREKVINNSTKVPQTQNFYRVRSELGTHEYFLQFEIPIVRNGKEDLVQVYLNFKNKAFNASLNYPVILADSRSEFINKHKQLASSFALYRDGYLVTQNGSFTYPNRDDNFASKIGQYTNNENYNGYFHVIYRPDNHTSLVVSTPQLNFWQSIAIFSFLFLSLYTFFLFFNFIRYVSTTVTRRAFNFNSVKYHFKLLVNRVQYSTRIQTMIVGVVIFAIVISGLITFISISYQLEKDSVEQRQKYILDVVNKIESLMQESPNLDENRFEEILQKLSETSVTDFNLYDKNGKLRYTSQPRIYDMELISTYINPTAFNNLNIRKKTDLFLKEKLVKFEYNSSFAAIRNNDYNTVLFLNIPYFTTAEQENASQNLLLNTLLNIYTIIILAFGFFTVLVANSITKPLSLIGRKLSETIFSNKPNEPLYWERDDEIGALIKEYNYMIVKLEENAKQLMNAEREYAWREMAKQIAHEIKNPLTPMKLGIQQLSRSYREGDPRFEERFYKFSNSFIEQINSLSKIATEFSNFAKLPDTNLTKINIIEKINKSANVYHNTHNTYIKVINNTDQENIYVLGDKDQLLRTFNNLLKNSLEASITRKKHLISVLVDYADEKHVRILLKDNGLGIPSELVPKIFQPNFTTKSSGTGLGLAFVKKTVESMKGQISFTTFEGIGTTFTIILPLYNEEMLEG